A region of the Gammaproteobacteria bacterium genome:
ACCACGCGACAAAGAGTAGCGATGTGTGTCGCTACGCTGTGCTGTCTCAACCAACTTATCGACGATATGCTGTGGCGTCGGCTGATCAGGGTTACCCATACCGAAGTCAATAATATCCTCACCACGCGCCCTGGCCTCAGCCTTAAGCTCGTTGACGATATTAAAGACATAGGGGGGCAGACGCTTTATGCGCGGAAAATCCTGAAACAATGAAGTTTTTCGCCTCTAAAAAGTAAAAAGTCTAAGATTTTTAGGAGCTTATAGCAAACACTTTGAACACATTAAGGAGAATAATGTATCCACAGCAGTCATCTCTACTTGCACCAGATAAGGCAAAGACGTCACAATGTCATCATTTTAAAGATGCCATCATCATGCAATTTAGCCTGGAAACCAATAGCGACTACTACGTCATCCGCGCCTACACGCCTGAAGAGCTTATTGTAACACCGCCACAAGATATGGCGGCGACTGTTAAGCGTATTCAAGACCCCAGATTTGGTAACCAAGCCGTCGCCATCGAGCTTATCACATCAACCTCGCTGATTATGCCGCGACTACTCATCAAAAACTGGACAAACACCCGCTATGACGACATCAGCGCCGATGAACTGGCCAAAGTGCAAGAACACCAACCTGAGATCGTCCTGCTCGGCAGTGGTGGCACACTAAAATGGCCGGCCAAAGGCGTTCGTGAGTGCTTATTAGCACAAGGTATCGGTGTTGAAGTAATGAGTTCAGGCGCTGCCTGTCGCACCTATAACATCCTGATGGAAGAACAACGCCACGTTGCCGCCATCGTGTTTTTTTAAGGTTTTATGCCACGACCTGATTATTTAAGGTAAACCTTTGGGTTAACCGGATTACCATCACGACGAATCTCAAAATGCAGCACATAACGCCCCGTCTTATTTTTTCCTATCACCGCAATCTTCTGACCTGGCCTAACGTTATCACCCTCTTTCACCAATAGTTGACTATTAAAACCATACGCACTTAAAAAACGTGAATCATGTTTAATAATAATCAGCTGACCCAACTGACGTAGCCCATGGCCACTGTAAACCACCTTACCCGCGGCGGCAGCATGCACCGTTTGCCCCACCTTACCGGCAATATCAATACCCTGGTTACCCCTTTTCGTGCCAGAGAACCCTGACACTACTTTCCCTTTTAAAGGCCAACCAAATTTAGTAGAAGTACTTTTATTACTAGAGGTTGGGACTGGCTTCCTAGAATTTACTTTAGATCTTGGTTTGGCTCTGGGTATTGATTTTGGGGATGTCGATTTTGGCTTTGTTTTAACCTTGGACTTTTCTTTAGTAGGCCTTCGATTATCAACAACAGGCGCTGGCTTACGTTGACTACCTTGCGCCGTAACAATAATAGTGGGTGGGCTAATTCTAACCAATTGCCCAACTTGAATTCGATAAGGAGGTCTTATCCCATTCCAACGAGCCACCACCTTGTGACTGTAGCCATATTTTTGGCTAACCTGAAAGAGCGTCTCGCCTGATCTAACAATATGAAAATTCTTAGTAGCCGGCTTGGTCGAGGCGCAAGAGATAAGCAATACCGATAGAGTAGCAATCAATAGGCCACGCAATACACCACTGATTCCGCCTGTCAAAATATGCATCATACAAAATCGTTAACACTAGGAGCCTCTGATTTATTCTGGACGGAATAGATTATGTCTGCAATGTTCAGATTTGACATGCCCTTGGGGTACAAGGCGCGAATTGCACGTAATAGCCAGCTATTGCGAAGATTCGTAACACAGAAGCTGAACATTGCAGACATAATATATGAGTTCATGAATAAATCAGGGGCTCCTTTACACTATCAGCGTCGTAATGAATACGCAATAACTACACAGCAAAATCTGGCAGCGCATCAACCACCACTGTTTTCAATAGATTGTCGTGACATCGTAGCAGCATCTTGAACCTGTTGATCAACAGATTTAGCTTTTTCAAGCGCCTTAATTTGTGAATCAAACACAGTCGCTTTATCAGTCGTATCTTTCGAAACACCCTCGTTATCAGAACAAGCACACAAAAATCCAAGCAACAGATAGACAAAGTATTTTTTGATCATCTTTATACGTTCTAATTATTGGCCAAATAAAAGCTCTTACACTTTAGCTCTTACTTTTATTTTTTTCCCTACGTTTATTATTGCTTTGGCTCCATACTGAATCTTTTTTTGCCTCTATCTCTTCTTCGACACTATCGCTGACGTCCACACTCTTGTCACAGTCACGGTATTTTATCTGCAAACCATTTAAAAAGTAGCGCAACATTTGATCATTACATTCACGATAATTCTTATGATTAGATTTACGGAATAACGCACTTAGTTCGTGCTTACTCATCGTAAACTCAACCAATGCCATAATTGACAATACATCTTCTGCTTTTAAATCCAAAGCAATTTTTAATTTCATAAAAATAATATTATTCGTTAAGCGTTTTTCTGGCTCAAGCTGCGGCCCCTCACGTTTGCCGCGTTTTTGATTAATCAATCCATTCAAAAACGTCGCCATCAACACATCCTTGCATTTTTGATAGGCAGGATCGTCATCTTTTTTTAACCAATCACTGATTTCAGCGCGTGTAGCCTGATGCCCCGCTGCGCGAAAAATTGCAATCATATTTGAATCATTTAAATCAAAGGTATAACGCAAACGGCGCAAAATATCATTATTGGTCATAATTAAAGAACCTGTGATTTGTTTGTGACGAAATACCCTGAGGGCACACAATAGATTGCGCCTAAAATATTCGGATTTAAA
Encoded here:
- a CDS encoding DUF1456 family protein, which produces MTNNDILRRLRYTFDLNDSNMIAIFRAAGHQATRAEISDWLKKDDDPAYQKCKDVLMATFLNGLINQKRGKREGPQLEPEKRLTNNIIFMKLKIALDLKAEDVLSIMALVEFTMSKHELSALFRKSNHKNYRECNDQMLRYFLNGLQIKYRDCDKSVDVSDSVEEEIEAKKDSVWSQSNNKRREKNKSKS
- a CDS encoding peptidoglycan DD-metalloendopeptidase family protein — protein: MMHILTGGISGVLRGLLIATLSVLLISCASTKPATKNFHIVRSGETLFQVSQKYGYSHKVVARWNGIRPPYRIQVGQLVRISPPTIIVTAQGSQRKPAPVVDNRRPTKEKSKVKTKPKSTSPKSIPRAKPRSKVNSRKPVPTSSNKSTSTKFGWPLKGKVVSGFSGTKRGNQGIDIAGKVGQTVHAAAAGKVVYSGHGLRQLGQLIIIKHDSRFLSAYGFNSQLLVKEGDNVRPGQKIAVIGKNKTGRYVLHFEIRRDGNPVNPKVYLK